From Erigeron canadensis isolate Cc75 chromosome 8, C_canadensis_v1, whole genome shotgun sequence, one genomic window encodes:
- the LOC122578605 gene encoding probable inactive leucine-rich repeat receptor-like protein kinase At3g03770 has translation MANSFIMLQIFFFFFIFFIPFLHFHHCHSQPLLTLQSLLITFHARGTTNYCPSSITSSVAINLPTPPNSSLTLVCYNNIITQLHISGNINNKAHETISTKEFFDTISNIFPSLKVLSLVSLSLNGHLPASILANTYKDLEILNISSNYFHGHIPFELSYLKNLQTLVLDHNNFSGKIPDWIGYSLSSLTVLSLKNNSLDGFLPFSISRLVSLRVLDISINRLYGDVPVDYKNLTNLQVFNIEKNQFGPSFPVLHNRLLVLVLKDNHFTNGIQGYDLQSFYQLQKLDISMNEFNGPFPEFLFSLPALSYLNISRNKFTGKLSENITCGNELVYIDFSFNRFTGELPSCMERDSSIISTSSNSNVLYNGNCLTNVDRKQQHNASFCHNEALAVMINPPVSHGNDSSKTSKAKVVVASSVVGGVVVGGFAVFGVVLVVIRSEFFGGGCAATPQIRVLLEKVSPAYTIKMLTDARYISETMKLGALGSPAYRTYVLGELVEATNNFHTSTHLGNSSHGQLYKGQLGDGTMIAIRKIKTKKKCTVQSCTRYIELISKLKHPNLVNPIGHCFDRQPNESSIIRGVFLVFEFVPNGTLRASLNAGQKLSWAQRLAAAIAISKGIQFLNTRVTQKLFPNNLKITDVLLDQSFHVKISGYNLPLLAETKVASTHSVSRSSETLGERFDIEENDHDHIYDLGVILMELILGRAIICINDITIAKDMLQVSLVADEVARRSILDPSVRKECCDESLKNLMELCVRCLSKDRPSIDDVLWNLEFISQAHTSSMQDFSSQNSTPSDTVVSVDEAE, from the exons ATGGCAAACTCCTTCATCATGTTAcaaattttcttcttcttcttcatcttcttcataccATTTCTACATTTCCACCATTGCCATTCTCAACCCTTACTAACCCTTCAATCTTTACTCATAACTTTCCATGCAAGAGGCACAACAAATTATTGTCCTAGTAGCATTACATCTAGTGTTGCCATAAATCTTCCTACACCACCAAACTCATCCTTAACACTTGTTTGCTACAACAACATTATCACACAACTTCACATTAGTGGCAATATCAACAACAAAGCCCATGAAACTATTTCAACAAAAGAATTTTTTGACACTATTTCCAATATATTTCCTAGCTTAAAAGTACTCTCATTAGTTTCTTTATCCCTTAATGGCCATTTACCAGCTTCTATACTAGCTAACACTTATAAAGATTTGGAAATTTTAAACATTAGTTCAAAttattttcatggtcatatacCATTTGAGCTTTCTTACTTAAAAAACCTACAAACTCTAGTTCTTGATCATAACAACTTCTCGGGAAAAATCCCAGATTGGATTGGCTATTCACTTTCATCCTTAACTGTTTTAAGCTTAAAAAACAACTCCCTTGATGGATTTTTACCATTTTCGATATCTCGATTAGTCTCTCTTCGAGTTCTCGATATATCGATAAATCGTTTATATGGTGATGTCCCAGTTGACTACAAGAACTTGACTAACCTTCAAGTTTTTAACATTGAAAAAAACCAATTTGGTCCTAGTTTCCCTGTTTTGCATAACAGATTGTTAGTTTTAGTACTTAAGGATAACCATTTCACTAATGGGATTCAAGGGTATGATTTACAATCATTTTACCAGCTTCAAAAACTCGATATTTCTATGAATGAATTCAATGGCCCATTTCCAGAGTTCTTGTTTTCACTACCTGCattatcttatttaaacatatctaGAAACAAGTTTACTGGAAAGCTAAGTGAAAACATAACTTGTGGCAATGAACTTGTATATATCGATTTTTCGTTTAATAGGTTTACTGGAGAGTTACCTAGTTGCATGGAAAGAGATAGTAGTATTATTAGTACTAGTAGTAATAGTAATGTTTTATATAATGGGAACTGTTTGACCAATGTGGACCGTAAACAACAGCATAACGCTTCGTTTTGTCATAACGAAGCGTTAGCTGTTATGATAAATCCGCCTGTAAGTCATGGGAACGATTCGTCGAAAACGTCTAAGGCTAAAGTGGTGGTTGCTTCAAGTGTTGTTGGAGGTGTTGTGGTTGGAGGGTTTGCTGTGTTTGGTGTGGTGTTGGTTGTTATTAGAAGTGAGTTTTTTGGAGGTGGATGTGCAGCTACACCTCAGATTAGAGTTTTACTTGAAAAGGTTTCACCTGCTTATACTATCAAAATGCTCACAGATGCAA GATACATATCAGAAACAATGAAGCTGGGAGCTCTTGGATCTCCAGCATATCGAACTTATGTTTTAGGGGAACTGGTCGAGGCCACAAATAACTTCCACACGTCGACTCATTTGGGCAATAGTTCTCACGGCCAG CTTTACAAAGGACAGCTTGGTGATGGCACCATGATCGCTATCAGAAAAATCAAAACGAAAAAGAAGTGTACTGTTCAGAGCTGTACTCGCTACATTGAGCTCATTTCTAAACTCAAGCACCCCAACCTGGTCAACCCCATTGGTCACTGCTTTGACCGCCAGCCAAACGAGTCATCAATCATCCGTGGTGTATTTCTCGTGTTTGAATTTGTCCCAAATGGAACACTCAGAGCCTCCTTAAATG CCGGACAGAAACTCTCTTGGGCACAAAGGCTTGCAGCTGCTATCGCCATTTCAAAAGGAATACAATTTCTTAACACGCGGGTCACACAAAAGCTATTCCCGAATAACCTTAAAATAACAGATGTTTTGTTGGATCAAAGTTTTCATGTGAAGATCAGTGGCTACAATCTTCCTTTGTTAGCAGAAACTAAG GTGGCTTCTACACATTCTGTCTCCAGATCAAGTGAAACACTTGGTGAAAG ATTTGACATTGAGGAGAATGATCACGATCATATATACGATTTGGGAGTTATCTTAATGGAACTCATACTTGGAAGAGCGATCATTTGTATCAATGATATAACTATAGCAAAAGATATG ttaCAAGTAAGTTTGGTGGCCGATGAGGTAGCTCGACGGAGCATATTGGATCCTTCGGTTCGTAAGGAATGCTGTGATGAATCCTTAAAGAATCTAATGGAGCTTTGTGTGAGATGCCTTTCTAAGGACCGGCCTTCCATTGATGACGTGTTATGGAATCTTGAGTTTATATCTCAAGCTCATACGTCATCAATGCAAGATTTTAGTAGTCAAAATTCAACACCAAGTGATACAGTTGTGTCTGTAGACGAAGCTGAATAA
- the LOC122610568 gene encoding metal transporter Nramp5-like: MAGVQHEPRVTGGSNRVAALNISGTTPSPNNADYDQKDINHDDQKPGWKSFLSFVGPGFLVSLAYLDPGNMETDLQAGANHKYELLWIILIGLIFALVIQSLAANLGVSTGKHLSELCKAEYPVFVKYCLWLLAEIAVIAADIPEVIGTAFALNILFKIPVWVGVLLTGFSTLLLLGLQKYGVRKLEILIAILVFVMAGCFFGEMSYVKPPAGEMFKGMFVPKLSGQGATGDAIALLGALVMPHNLFLHSALVLSRKIPNSVRGINDACRYFLIESGIALFVAFLINVSMIAVSGTVCAAENLQSGDADRCSDITLNSASFLLRNVLGKSSSTLYAIALLASGQSSTITGTYAGQFIMQGFIDLKMRKWLRNLITRCIAITPSLIVSIIGGPSGAGRLIIIASMILSFELPFALIPLLKFSSSATKMGPHKNSIIIIVFSWVLGLMIIGINIYYLSTAFVGWLIHSSWPKVANVFIGIIVFPVMAIYIISVIYLVFRKDRVITFIEPAKGDPSAQISMENGQYSADRNPGLMNAPYREDLADIPLPQYRN, translated from the exons ATGGCAGGGGTGCAGCATGAACCACGAGTCACCGGGGGAAGCAACCGTGTTGCAGCACTTAATATAAGTGGAACTACTCCTAGTCCTAATAATGCAGACTATGATCAGAAAGACATTAACCATGATGATCAG AAACCAGGATGGAAAAGTTTTCTATCATTTGTTGGCCCTGGTTTCCTAGTTTCATTAGCGTATCTCGATCCTGGAAACA TGGAAACTGATTTACAAGCTGGAGCAAACCACAAATATGAG CTACTTTGGATCATATTAATCGGGTTAATTTTTGCACTTGTGATTCAATCTCTTGCTGCAAATCTTGGAGTCAGCACTG gGAAGCATTTATCAGAGTTGTGCAAGGCTGAATACCCGGTTTTTGTTAAGTATTGTCTATGGCTGCTAGCTGAGATTGCAGTCATTGCTGCAGATATTCCTGAAG TGATTGGAACGGCTTTTGCACTAAACATCTTATTCAAGATTCCGGTTTGGGTAGGAGTTCTTCTCACTGGTTTTAGCACTCTTCTGCTTCTTGGCCTCCAAAAATATGGA GTGAGAAAGCTTGAAATATTGATAGCCATTCTAGTTTTTGTGATGGCTGGTTGTTTCTTTGGAGAGATGAGTTATGTCAAGCCACCGGCTGGTGAAATGTTTAAAGGAATGTTTGTTCCTAAACTTAGTGGCCAAGGCGCCACTGGTGATGCCATTGCTCTGCTTGGTGCCCTTGTCATGCC GCACAATCTTTTTCTCCATTCGGCTCTTGTTCTTTCTCGGAAGATACCAAATTCAGTTCGTGGCATCAAT GATGCCTGCAGGTACTTTCTGATAGAGAGCGGAATTGCTCTCTTTGTAGCATTCTTGATCAACGTCTCCATGATTGCTGTTTCTGGCACAGTTTGTGCAGCCGAAAACCTGCAGAGTGGCGATGCTGATCGTTGCAGTGATATTACCCTAAACTCAGCTTCATTTCTTCTTAGA AATGTTTTGGGGAAGTCGAGCTCTACTCTTTATGCAATTGCACTGCTAGCTTCTGGCCAGAGCTCAACAATCACGGGGACTTATGCTGGTCAATTTATCATGCAG GGTTTCATAGATTTAAAGATGAGGAAGTGGCTCAGGAACCTGATAACAAGGTGCATTGCCATTACCCCAAGTCTAATAGTATCAATAATTGGCGGTCCTTCTGGAGCCGGAAGACTTATTATCATAGCATCG ATGATACTGTCCTTTGAGCTTCCATTTGCACTAATTCCACTTCTCAAGTTCAGTAGTTCAGCTACCAAAATGGGTCCTCACAAAAACTCGATTATT ATCATTGTCTTTTCATGGGTACTAGGACTTATGATAATCGGTATCAACATATACTACTTGAGTACAGCATTTGTCGGCTGGCTAATCCATAGCAGTTGGCCAAAAGTTGCTAATGTCTTCATTGGAATTATAGTGTTTCCTGTCATGGCTATCTACATTATATCTGTGATCTACCTTGTGTTTCGTAAAGACAGAGTTATAACATTCATTGAGCCGGCAAAAGGTGACCCTAGTGCTCAAATTAGCATGGAAAATGGACAATATAGTGCTGATAGAAATCCGGGTTTGATGAATGCTCCTTATAGAGAGGATCTTGCTGACATCCCATTGCCACAATACCGTAACTGA